The proteins below are encoded in one region of Drosophila gunungcola strain Sukarami chromosome 2R unlocalized genomic scaffold, Dgunungcola_SK_2 000027F, whole genome shotgun sequence:
- the LOC128256769 gene encoding protein windbeutel: MMRILVTLLLAAFHSLPSTWAISCTGCVDLDELNFQKTVERFPYAIVKFDIAFPYGDKHEAFAAFSKAAHKATKDLLVATVGIKDYGELENKALGDRYKVDDKNFPAIFLFKGSVEEYIQLPSHMDVTLDNLKAFVSSNTPLYIGRDGCIKEFNDALKNYANVPDAEQLSLIEILQEKQEQLANPEEQQSAKAYLVYMHKIHELGYDFLEEETKRLLRLKAGKVTEAKKLELQRKLNILEAFRVHKVTKTSSGKEEL, translated from the exons ATGATGCGGATTTTGGTGACGCTGCTGCTGGCCGCTTTCCACTCGCTCCCCTCCACCTGGGCCATATCCTGCACTGGCTGCGTGGACCTGGATGAGCTTAACTTCCAGAAGACTGTGGAGCGATTTCCCTACGCGATTGTTAAGTTCGACATTGCATTCCCCTATGGTGATAAACATGAGGCTTTTGCCGCCTTCTCGAAGGCCGCCCATAAGGCAACTAAAGATTTACTAGTGGCCACCGTGGGCATTAAGGATTATGGAGAACTGGAGAACAAG GCTCTGGGCGACCGTTACAAAGTTGACGATAAGAACTTTCCGGCTATCTTCTTGTTCAAGGGCAGTGTCGAGGAGTACATCCAGCTCCCCAGCCACATGGACGTTACGCTGGATAATTTGAAGGCCTTTGTCAGTAGCAACACACCACTGTACATCGGTCGCGATGGCTGTATCAAGGAGTTCAATGATGCCCTGAAGAACTACGCCAATGTGCCCGATGCGGAGCAACTGAGTCTCATCGAGATCCTGCAAGAGAAACAGGAGCAGCTGGCCAATCCCGAGGAGCAGCAGAGCGCCAAGGCCTATCTGGTCTATATGCACAAGATCCATGAGCTGGGGTACGACTTCCTGGAGGAGGAGACCAAGCGCCTGTTGCGCCTTAAGGCCGGCAAGGTCACGGAGGCCAAGAAGCTGGAGCTCCAGAGGAAGCTGAACATCCTGGAGGCCTTCAGAGTTCACAAGGTCACAAAGACCTCGTCCGGGAAGGAGGAGCTCTAA
- the LOC128256734 gene encoding uncharacterized protein LOC128256734, whose amino-acid sequence MVMGPGSGSGSGSGLGLVLGKGIKVGIGMHISNVQRSAAADKPLTQEAPFVKMTNVVCESYNKSWAVFHYCRLKAYSRNKTSLNINATFLHPANKVSLGLKLMKRENGYKPFLFDFTIDACKFLQRRNNPVIKMFYELIRDVSTLNHSCPYVGLQVVSDLHRITFPVPFPTGDYGLFLDFIFDGKKQFCVNIYVHMVEDF is encoded by the exons ATGGTAATGGGaccgggatcgggatcgggatcgggatcgggattgggattggTATTGGGAAAGGGAATAAAAGTCGGGATTGGGATGCACATTTCAAATGTGCAGCGATCTGCAGCGGCTGATAAA CCTCTCACTCAGGAAGCACCCTTTGTTAAAATGACAAACGTTGTCTGTGAATCATACAACAAATCATGGGCCGTTTTTCATTATTGTCGACTGAAGGCCTATTCGCGCAATAAGACCAGCCTGAACATAAATGCAACGTTTTTACATCCAGCCAACAAAGTATCCCTCGGATTGAAGTTGATGAAAAGGGAAAATGGCTATAAGCCATTTCTGTTTGATTTCACCATCGATGCCTGCAAATTTTTACAAAGGAGAAATAATCCCGTCATCAAGATGTTCTATGAGTTGATTAGAGACGTATCTACATTGAACCATTCATGTCCTTATGTG GGCTTGCAGGTGGTAAGCGACCTTCATCGCATTACATTTCCGGTACCATTTCCAACTGGAGATTACGGActgtttttagattttatattcgatGGTAAGAAGCAGTtctgtgtaaatatttatgttcacATGGTAGaggatttttaa
- the LOC128256735 gene encoding bromodomain testis-specific protein — protein MASHKSLSVKLKLPNRVQPEVMPQPGKAGQYTNKMHYLKKHILDEVCKKKFALDFLEPVDTEALKVPTYYAVIDRPMDVGTILKRVQNNYYRDIEEAISDFRQIIRNCFMFNRPGDVVFRKGQMLEKFFSKKIKAMPKGPEVVCNKDPKAVGKSRANAKLMATSAHTERLCRELLNKLQCFTNQADTTARNFFNTKWDSLVKKLDKHYFKTFDEFRSHVDGIFRKYHDPAKMIYERAFNRPASMIEMPSSLGSSVLAEADLKELLRAAELAENGLMQCLQPESSKARSVMEAFSASLSKLKHKLEASRADAFREQRLSPNQAGEEEDLNQGDRKPALDLLESSEVDALTAVRYESTDDEGNEAPMDAVNDTERRNIQKLFAKLPSTAMREIIHMVQQTEGLSSETCSDLSFDVKGFAADTLVLMKRAVAKAMRAHSKLNLKDMQPSEKEGLQRTLQSQLMDITQLLNRNRRKNAAPLNNLKSNANINKGNVVRKRPSAPLSAKLNQATTGLKSGELGVGCVGESRNLSDTSDDSSGPPSPQRQRAGEPTNAPSQQMNFPRRTTAPQKKPFGSANSVLVDDLQMSSSSSSSSSSSSSSSSSSSSSSSDSSSSDSSDDEEQGSPAPKRKLDSINACT, from the exons ATG GCCAGTCACAAGTCACTTTCCGTGAAACTGAAGCTTCCCAATCGTGTCCAACCGGAGGTTATGCCTCAGCCCGGAAAAGCCGGTCAGTATACCAACAAGATGCACTACTTGAAAAAGCACATACTGGACGAGGTTTGCAAAAAGAAGTTTGCTCTGGACTTTCTGGAACCGGTGGACACGGAGGCTCTGAAGGTGCCCACCTACTACGCGGTCATCGATCGTCCCATGGATGTGGGCACGATTCTGAAACGGGTGCAGAACAACTACTACAGAGACATCGAGGAGGCGATCTCGGACTTCCGGCAGATCATCCGCAATTGCTTCATGTTCAATCGGCCGGGCGACGTGGTTTTCCGCAAGGGTCAAATGCTGGAGAAGTTCTTTTCGAAGAAGATCAAGGCCATGCCCAAGGGTCCGGAGGTGGTCTGCAACAAGGACCCCAAAGCGGTGGGCAAGTCGAGGGCCAATGCCAAATTGATGGCCACCTCAGCTCACACCGAACGCCTGTGCCGGGAGCTCTTGAATAAGTTGCAGTGTTTCACCAACCAGGCGGATACCACGGCCCGCAACTTCTTCAATACCAAGTGGGATTCGCTGGTCAAGAAACTGGACAAGCACTACTTCAAGACCTTCGACGAGTTCCGCTCGCACGTGGATGGCATCTTCAGGAAGTACCACGATCCGGCCAAAATGATCTACGAAAGAGCCTTCAATCGGCCAGCATCCATGATTGAAATGCCTAGTTCTTTGGGCAGCTCAGTTTTGGCTGAGGCGGATCTAAAAGAGCTACTGCGAGCCGCCGAGCTGGCTGAGAATGGCTTGATGCAGTGCCTCCAGCCAGAGAGCTCGAAGGCTAGGAGTGTGATGGAGGCGTTCAGTGCCAGCCTAAGCAAGCTTAAACATAAGCTGGAAGCATCAAGAGCAGATGCCTTTAGAGAACAGAGATTGAGCCCCAATCAGGCTGGCGAAGAGGAGGATTTGAACCAAGGAGATCGCAAACCAGCTCTGGACTTGCTAGAGAGCAGTGAAGTGGATGCGCTCACTGCGGTCCGTTATGAGTCCACCGATGACGAGGGTAACGAAGCCCCAATGGATGCGGTCAATGACACAGAACGACGTAATATTCAGAAACTATTCGCCAAACTGCCTTCGACGGCCATGAGGGAGATAATCCACATGGTCCAACAAACCGAGGGCTTGTCCTCGGAGACTTGTAGCGACCTCAGCTTCGATGTCAAGGGGTTTGCGGCGGACACCCTGGTCCTGATGAAACGGGCCGTGGCCAAGGCCATGAGGGCTCACAGTAAGCTAAACCTCAAGGACATGCAGCCTTCGGAGAAGGAGGGTCTACAGCGCACCTTGCAGTCCCAGTTGATGGACATTACACAGCTCTTGAACAGAAATCGACGCAAAAATGCAGCTCCATTGAACAACCTCAAATcgaatgcaaatattaataaaggTAACGTAGTGCGGAAGCGTCCAAGTGCTCCTCTTTCCGCCAAATTGAACCAGGCAACAACAGGATTGAAAAGTGGCGAACTGGGAGTTGGCTGTGTCGGCGAGAGTCGCAATCTAAGTGACACCAGCGATGACTCCTCTGGTCCACCCAGTCCCCAGAGGCAGCGGGCGGGTGAGCCGACCAATGCTCCCTCCCAGCAAATGAATTTCCCGAGAAGGACAACTGCCCCGCAGAAGAAACCCTTTGGCTCGGCTAATTCCGTGCTCGTTGACGATCTGCAGATgagcagcagctccagctccagctcgaGCTCGAGCTCGAGCTCCAGTTCGAGTTCCAGTTCGAGCAGCAGCGACAGTTCCAGCAGCGATTCCTCCGACGATGAGGAGCAAGGAAGTCCTGCGCCCAAACGCAAATTGGATTCCATAAATGCTTGTACTtga
- the LOC128256763 gene encoding sex determination protein fruitless — MGGPTAPVASGGGGEVGQTYCLRWNNHQTNLVQILHALHEVGSYVDCSLVVDDEQFQAHRVVLAANSPYFQHILKDVPQDHCSIILPGVKGFEIAALLQYMYTGETTVTKSQEPEILRTAKELQVKGLYDNLMKFNHHTSATPTSSSGAGSGVGAGVGAGVGVTKPQNGSSAHHSSSVISTSTHISPSAAISSSCSPPPPPQFGFQSGYGHYPPQLPSSQVAAGEGPLTPTQATPHSAAPASGAGDAAGGQWPLTPSAAAAMLNSVYESAADMNPLKRKKLSAISSMLLSGSRDTPILRNVLAQANPADSSQPGPMPSNGEKTPTHPHQGSGQLTAGLGVSGGERNHSFNGSDYGGDKEPLSPYTDRSFEEESGQSGGKKPEWKRYKQYTRADMMCAIQAVREGMSALQASRKYGLPSRTLYDKVRKLNITTGRGTHRTPKRSPPVAESAQGFTYSAAAAAAAHNYGHGHGHAHGHGHGGHLTEAKRDPKADHVPAHHGMPPTIPPSAAALLDHAFLQQALENRGGDMAGREALHAMALAAAAHAAANRLSSSPAEPDQRSNGHGMRSPSPQARHYPHEQEALDLEMHEKHEPSLIKRERDQDEREDADDEEDHEQEQEHVEDLSLARKERPPSPYSPHPAEGAGVIMHAGSASANGGKELEDYPASPPFVAMGLKRELLEGEEAQARAD; from the coding sequence ATGGGCGGCCCAACGGCGCCGGTGgccagcggcggcggcggcgaggTGGGGCAGACGTACTGCCTCCGCTGGAACAACCACCAGACCAATCTCGTCCAGATCCTGCACGCCCTGCACGAGGTGGGCAGCTATGTGGACTGCAGCCTCGTCGTGGACGACGAACAGTTCCAGGCCCATCGCGTCGTCCTGGCAGCCAACTCGCCCTATTTCCAGCACATCCTCAAGGATGTGCCGCAGGACCACTGCAGCATCATCCTGCCGGGCGTCAAGGGCTTCGAGATCGCCGCCCTGCTGCAGTACATGTACACGGGCGAGACGACGGTGACCAAGAGCCAGGAGCCAGAGATCCTGCGCACCGCCAAGGAGCTGCAGGTCAAGGGTCTCTACGACAACCTCATGAAGTTCAATCACCACACCAGCGCCACGCCCACCTCCAGTTCGGGAGCGGGATCGGGAGTGGGAGCAGGAGTGGGAGCGGGAGTGGGCGTAACCAAGCCCCAGAATGGCTCCTCCGCTCACCACTCCTCGTCCGTGATCTCCACATCCACCCACATCTCGCCCAGCGCCGCCATCTCGAGCAGCTGCTCGCCTCCACCGCCGCCGCAGTTCGGCTTCCAGTCCGGCTACGGCCACTATCCGCCGCAGCTGCCGTCCAGCCAAGTGGCGGCGGGCGAAGGACCACTGACCCCCACCCAGGCCACGCCCCATTCGGCGGCGCCCGCCTCGGGGGCGGGAGATGCAGCCGGCGGCCAGTGGCCACTGACgccctccgccgccgccgccatgCTGAACTCCGTGTACGAGTCCGCCGCCGACATGAATCCGCTCAAGCGCAAGAAGCTGTCGGCCATCTCGAGCATGCTGCTCAGCGGCAGCCGCGACACACCGATCCTGCGCAACGTGCTGGCCCAGGCCAATCCGGCCGACTCCTCGCAACCCGGACCGATGCCCAGCAACGGGGAGAAGACGCCAACGCATCCGCACCAGGGCAGCGGTCAATTGACAGCCGGATTGGGTGTGAGTGGCGGCGAACGGAATCATAGCTTCAACGGATCGGACTACGGCGGCGACAAGGAGCCGCTGTCGCCGTACACGGACCGCTCCTTCGAGGAGGAGAGCGGCCAGTCCGGCGGCAAGAAGCCGGAGTGGAAGCGCTACAAGCAGTACACCCGGGCGGACATGATGTGCGCCATCCAGGCGGTGCGCGAAGGGATGAGCGCCCTGCAGGCCAGCCGCAAGTACGGCCTGCCCAGCCGCACGCTCTACGACAAGGTGCGCAAGCTGAACATCACCACCGGCCGTGGCACCCATCGCACGCCCAAGCGCAGTCCGCCCGTTGCCGAGTCCGCCCAGGGATTCACTTACTCCGCGGCGGCCGCAGCTGCCGCCCACAACTATGGGCACGGACATGGTCACGcccatggccatggccatggaGGCCATCTCACGGAGGCGAAGCGTGACCCGAAGGCGGACCATGTGCCCGCCCACCACGGCATGCCGCCCACCATACCGCCGTCGGCGGCCGCCCTTTTGGACCACGCCTTCCTGCAGCAGGCGCTGGAGAACCGCGGCGGTGACATGGCCGGCCGCGAAGCGCTCCACGCCATGGCtttggccgccgccgcccatgCCGCCGCCAACCGGCTGTCCAGCAGTCCGGCGGAGCCGGACCAGCGCTCCAATGGCCATGGCATGCGCTCGCCCAGTCCGCAGGCACGGCACTACCCGCACGAGCAGGAGGCCTTGGATCTGGAGATGCACGAGAAGCACGAACCGAGCCTGATCAAGCGGGAGCGTGACCAGGACGAGCGCGAGGATGcggacgacgaggaggaccacgagcaggagcaggagcatgTGGAGGACCTCTCGCTGGCCAGGAAGGAGCGTCCGCCGTCGCCCTATTCGCCCCATCCGGCCGAGGGAGCCGGCGTGATCATGCACGCGGGCAGTGCGTCCGCCAATGGAGGCAAGGAGCTGGAGGATTACCCCGCCTCGCCGCCATTCGTGGCCATGGGTTTGAAGCGGGAGCTGCTGGAGGGCGAGGAGGCCCAGGCTCGGGCCGACTGA
- the LOC128256765 gene encoding zinc finger protein 33A, which translates to MQDAPALDPPEPSSTEGNCSVENGNRKDQDLNSVESEREAEANGANCTICGAAKASALLDLRSNHDMHRRLSRDWKIHADVIRSTLKAICVECVCKLKMHSEVTRSLMQRMQRLQRSGGGVTTVTTTTTSPSQHSPPIADAEVSTTLIEGHEEGLDKRRQGSIRSSRSSCSVLEVYLAQQPYSPSAKESREKQAEGWRWRTRLECQECGRAYFRRDYYAQHLRRCSRMRRTQPRPPRAKCRVLNEAGCDREASAKVSRSSRIFYCRHCDEEFDSMASKRQHERLKHKQRFPCDLCDAQLDTKYEWELHHTICQAKQEALEEPGGQAVQSSLTPRARSMRSRSRACSEAWDKYNMDDEDEGSDSDGEEREEGDDDQEDAMYTRRMNFTGDWIVNHSRSNSNSAGNLSLLYDDYGLVETHMTTDKEYDLYLLDLLKTQVRLNAFSCFTPACGFQTDTLVALMKHDYMEHWKMSWFYCHKCGDVFTSKVFLDYHMHLQNRGLYICHKCRDEFELQHQLDRHFQLHKKGINYHCNFCRLEFLSEAKLLAHCKLRGHSPNDEPLISIDRSLSIVNCHATRPADYSRLSKTYEERELYIPRIVVPSLQPMHLPHHKPFRFAIGICEFDERNPNCVGCH; encoded by the exons ATGCAGGATGCCCCGGCACTGGATCCACCGGAACCCAGCAGCACTGAAGGAAACTGCTCTGTGGAAAATGGCAATCGTAAGGATCAGGATCTGAATTCGGTAGAATCTGAGCGAGAGGCGGAGGCCAACGGTGCCAATTGCACAATTTGTGGCGCCGCAAAGGCCTCAGCCCTCTTGGATCTGCGCTCCAACCATGACATGCATCGTCGCCTCAGTCGCGACTGGAAGATTCAT GCCGATGTAATCCGCTCCACCTTGAAGGCCATTTGCGTGGAGTGCGTTTGCAAGCTGAAAATGCACTCGGAGGTCACCCGCTCCCTGATGCAACGCATGCAGCGACTGCAGCGCTCCGGAGGAGGAGTCACAACAGTGACAACCACTACGACCTCGCCCAGCCAGCACAGTCCGCCCATCGCTGATGCGGAGGTGTCCACCACTCTGATTGAGGGCCACGAAGAGGGGCTCGACAAGAGGCGGCAGGGTAGCATCCGCAGCTCACGTTCCTCCTGCTCCGTACTGGAAGTCTACCTCGCCCAGCAACCCTACTCGCCGTCGGCCAAGGAGTCGCGAGAGAAGCAAGCGGAGGGCTGGCGATGGCGCACCCGGCTGGAGTGCCAGGAATGTGGACGTGCCTATTTCCGGCGCGACTATTACGCCCAGCATTTGCGCCGCTGCTCGAGGATGCGCCGGACTCAGCCCCGCCCACCGCGCGCCAAGTGTCGGGTGCTGAACGAGGCCGGCTGTGACAGAGAGGCGTCTGCCAAAGTCAGCCGCTCCTCGCGCATCTTCTACTGCCGTCACTGCGACGAGGAGTTCGACTCGATGGCCAGCAAGCGGCAGCACGAGCGTCTGAAGCACAAGCAGCGGTTTCCCTGCGACCTGTGCGACGCCCAGTTGGACACCAAGTACGAGTGGGAGCTGCACCACACCATCTGCCAGGCCAAGCAGGAG GCTCTGGAGGAACCGGGTGGTCAGGCAGTGCAGTCTTCGCTGACGCCAAGGGCTCGCTCCATGCGCTCTCGCTCGAGGGCTTGCTCGGAGGCCTGGGACAAGTACAACATGGATGATGAGGACGAGGGGAGCGACAGCGATGGGGAGGAGCGAGAAGAAGGCGATGATGACCAGGAAGACGCCATGTACACACGTCGCATGAACTTCACTGGCGACTGGATTGTGAACCACAGccggagcaacagcaacagtgcCGGAAATCTCTCCCTGCTGTACGACGACTACGGGCTGGTGGAAACGCACATGACCACCGACAAGGAGTACG ACCTGTATCTACTCGATCTGCTCAAGACGCAGGTGCGGCTGAATGCTTTCTCGTGCTTCACGCCAGCCTGTGGCTTCCAAACGGACACCCTGGTGGCGCTCATGAAGCACGACTACATGGAGCACTGGAAGATGAGTTGGTTCTACTGCCACAAATGCGGCGATGTCTTTACAAGCAA AGTCTTCCTGGACTACCATATGCATCTGCAGAACCGTGGCCTCTACATCTGCCACAAGTGCCGCGATGAGTTCGAGTTGCAGCACCAGTTGGACCGGCACTTTCAGCTCCACAAGAAGGGGATCAACTACCACTGCAATTTCTGTCGCCTCGAGTTTCTCAGCGAGGCCAAGCTGCTGGCCCACTGCAAGCTGCGGGGCCACAGTCCCAACGATGAGCCCCTGATCAGCATCGACCGCTCGCTCTCGATCGTCAACTGCCATGCGACGCGGCCAGCGGACTATTCCCGCCTATCCAAGACGTACGAAGAGCGGGAGCTGTATATTCCGAGGATCGTGGTGCCGTCGCTGCAGCCCATGCACTTGCCGCATCACAAACCCTTCCGCTTTGCCATCGGAATCTGCGAGTTCGACGAGCGCAATCCGAACTGCGTGGGTTGTCATTGA
- the LOC128256654 gene encoding arylalkylamine N-acetyltransferase-like 2 yields the protein MTSKPRNGVTIRTMSPEDYENVKAFMKTEYFTAEPLCQSSGEPVHLQNEEENDGINLSMIHQGTCLLALDESNGGRIVGFVLAGAQFSEDVEPQPPAIETLEQNAWGRIYIILIKAKREANLFQRYGISKALYSHVTCVATAMRGKGLGSRLTATLVDVGRSRGLSVRVAYCTSFYSARQKEELDMECIYSLNYADHKDDQGRVIFAPAAPNSTLRVMAMRL from the coding sequence ATGACTTCCAAGCCAAGGAATGGCGTCACTATACGCACAATGAGCCCTGAGGACTATGAAAACGTGAAAGCATTCATGAAGACGGAGTACTTTACAGCGGAGCCCCTGTGCCAGTCCAGCGGTGAACCCGTTCACCTGCAGAACGAGGAGGAAAATGACGGGATAAACCTCTCGATGATCCACCAGGGCACATGTCTTTTGGCCCTCGACGAGAGCAATGGTGGTCGAATAGTGGGCTTCGTCCTGGCAGGAGCCCAGTTCTCCGAGGATGTGGAACCGCAGCCACCGGCGATCGAGACTCTGGAGCAGAACGCTTGGGGTCGCATCTACATCATACTCATCAAGGCCAAGCGTGAAGCCAATCTCTTTCAGCGCTACGGCATCTCGAAAGCGCTCTACTCCCACGTCACCTGTGTGGCCACCGCGATGAGGGGCAAGGGCTTGGGTTCCCGCCTCACCGCCACATTGGTGGACGTGGGTCGATCCAGGGGACTGTCCGTCCGGGTGGCCTACTGCACAAGCTTTTACTCCGCTCGCCAGAAGGAAGAGCTGGACATGGAGTGCATTTACTCCCTCAACTACGCCGACCACAAGGACGATCAAGGACGAGTGATCTTCGCACCGGCAGCACCAAACTCAACGTTGCGAGTAATGGCCATGAGACTGTGA
- the LOC128256650 gene encoding arylalkylamine N-acetyltransferase-like 2, with protein sequence MIPSQRNGITIRLMEESDYPIVKVFMRDYFHYDEPMGIGLEEPIHLLNEEEAEEGYLSVISQGLSLIAFDENKGGLLVGIALAERMDPSILAKQHREAEELEPNALGRSRQMIAQVERDANIFERCSVRIYLNLVAVSVHASMRGRGLLSHLAVTLMKLGRSRGFPLLIGSSTSYYSAKQAMEGLGMECIHSLAYADYKDDQGRPIYNPPAPHTHVRVLASKL encoded by the coding sequence ATGATACCGAGTCAAAGGAATGGGATAACTATTCGGCTCATGGAGGAGAGCGACTACCCAATTGTGAAAGTTTTTATGAGGGACTACTTTCATTACGACGAGCCTATGGGAATAGGCCTCGAAGAGCCAATTCATCTTCTAAATGAGGAAGAAGCTGAGGAAGGATACCTTTCGGTGATAAGCCAAGGGCTTTCCTTGATAGCGTTCGACGAGAACAAGGGGGGACTCCTTGTGGGCATTGCTCTGGCCGAAAGAATGGACCCCAGCATACTGGCCAAACAACACAGGGAAGCCGAGGAATTGGAGCCAAATGCTTTGGGTCGAAGCAGGCAGATGATAGCCCAAGTGGAGCGCGATGCCAACATCTTCGAACGCTGCAGTGTCCGCATATATCTGAACTTAGTAGCCGTCTCCGTTCACGCTTCGATGAGGGGAAGAGGTCTTTTGTCCCACCTCGCCGTCACTCTAATGAAGCTGGGCCGCTCCCGGGGATTTCCCCTCCTGATTGGCAGCAGCACCAGTTACTACTCCGCCAAGCAGGCCATGGAAGGCTTGGGAATGGAGTGCATTCACTCGCTGGCCTATGCCGACTACAAGGACGATCAAGGCCGACCCATATACAATCCACCAGCACCCCATACTCATGTCCGGGTCTTGGCTAGTAAGCtttaa
- the LOC128256615 gene encoding peptidyl-prolyl cis-trans isomerase Fkbp12 translates to MGVQVVPIAPGDGSTFPKNGQKVTVHYTGTLDDGTKFDSSRDRNKPFKFTIGKGEVIRGWDEGVAQLSVGQRAKLICSPDYAYGSRGHPGVIPPNSTLTFDVELLKVE, encoded by the exons ATGGGCGTACAAGTAGTTCCAATTGCTCCTGGTGATG GCAGCACCTTCCCGAAAAATGGGCAAAAGGTCACGGTCCACTACACCGGCACCCTGGACGATGGCACCAAG TTCGACTCGTCGCGCGACCGCAACAAGCCCTTCAAGTTTACCATCGGCAAGGGCGAGGTCATCCGCGGCTGGGACGAGGGAGTCGCCCAGTTGAGCGTCGGCCAGCGCGCCAAGCTGATCTGCTCGCCGGACTACGCCTACGGCAGTCGCGGACACCCCGGTGTCATCCCGCCCAACTCCACCCTCACCTTCGACGTGGAGCTGCTCAAGGTCGAATAA
- the LOC128256614 gene encoding protein lin-37 homolog, with translation MKTTPKKKEMSLRLRESRREEQKPETSYQPPDDDADSDLPIRGRPSKKLLLQQQQQRQYQVKLEPEIKAVSAGATATASTSAMGIVIGGSGGRIKARRMLYKKNAGSGGATQKAPGESYVMRLFERSLDLSKYQDGTPLYPICRAWMANQPRNPAVAAFHTDGSLAAAKREDNGEEILSRLRSGEIKVLTQLPQPKSTDLPIIPPRLEFGQEDKKREKALEGASAGDLLASNVARWKKVRGHWLKHAQTYEQERFEVIDQIMDVVCKN, from the coding sequence ATGAAGACCACGCCAAAGAAGAAGGAGATGTCCTTGCGCTTGAGGGAGTCACGCCGAGAGGAGCAGAAGCCGGAGACGAGCTACCAACCGCCGGACGACGATGCGGATTCGGATCTGCCCATTCGGGGTCGTCCCTCGAAGAAGTTGTTgctccagcagcaacagcagcgccAGTACCAGGTAAAGTTGGAGCCGGAGATAAAGGCGGTCTCGGCTGGAGCCACCGCCACGGCTTCGACCTCCGCTATGGGAATCGTCATTGGCGGAAGTGGAGGGCGCATCAAGGCCAGGAGAATGCTCTATAAGAAGAACGCGGGCAGCGGTGGAGCCACCCAGAAGGCTCCCGGTGAGTCCTATGTGATGCGCCTTTTCGAAAGGAGCTTGGACCTCTCCAAGTACCAGGATGGAACTCCCTTGTACCCGATTTGCCGAGCCTGGATGGCCAATCAGCCCAGGAATCCCGCCGTGGCCGCTTTTCATACGGATGGATCTTTGGCCGCCGCCAAACGCGAGGACAACGGTGAGGAAATCCTGTCCAGACTGCGCAGTGGCGAGATTAAGGTGCTCACTCAGTTGCCGCAGCCAAAGTCCACGGATCTGCCCATCATCCCGCCCCGTTTGGAGTTCGGCCAGGAGGACAAGAAGCGGGAGAAGGCTCTGGAGGGAGCTAGTGCCGGAGATCTGCTGGCCTCCAATGTGGCCCGCTGGAAGAAGGTGCGCGGCCATTGGCTAAAGCATGCCCAGACATACGAGCAAGAGCGCTTTGAAGTTATTGACCAGATTATGGACGTGGTCTGCAAGAACTGA